From the genome of Nocardia mangyaensis:
CAGGCCGCTGAACACGTCGATCTCGGTGGCACCGGGCGCGTGGTCCCAGGTGGCGGTGTCGTCGTCGGTGGGTTCGAGCAGCGGCATGGCGTCGCGCGCGGGCGTGGCCGTGCGCGCGGCCTCCTCGCTGGCACGCACCACCGCTTCGATCTCGGCCGGATCGACACTGGTGGAACTGATACTGCCCACCCGCGCGACATGCGGGCCGTCGCGCAACACCGAGATCACCGCCCAGCCGCGCGAGACCGAGGAACCATTGGTGGTCATCGAATTCCCGGCCCATCGCAGCGACGCCTCGTGCGCGTCGGTGACGATGACGATCGCCTCGTCGGCTCTGGACACCGCCAGCGCGCGCTCGACCACCGCGCCCGCGGGGAACACACCCTCGCCGCTCACTGCCCGCCCTCCGTCCGGGTGTTGAGAACATTGACCCCGCGCACCAGCACCGAGGGGCAGCCGTGACTCACCGCCGCCACCTGACCGGGCTGTGCCTTGCCGCAGTTGAACGCGCCGCCGAGCTGCCACGTGCTCGGGCCGCCGACCGCTTCCATCGATCCCCAGAAGTCGGTGGTCGTCGCCTGATAGGCCACATCGCGGAGCTGACCGGCCAACTCCCCGTTGCGGATTCGGAAGAACCGCTGCCCGGTGAACTGGAAGTTGTAGCGCTGCATGTCGATGGACCACGATTTGTCGCCGACGATGTAGATGCCGTCCTCGACGCGCGAGATCAGGTCAGCGGTGCTGGTGTCGCGTTCCGGATCCGGTTGTAGCGACACATTCGCCATCCGCTGGATCGGTACGTGATGCGGGGAATCGGCGTAGGAGCACCCGTTGGACCGGTCCAGGCCGAGGCGCGGGGCGAAGACCCGGTCGAGCTGGTAGCCGACCAGTACGCCGTCGCGCACCAGATCCCACTGCTGACCGGCCACGCCCTCGTCGTCGTAGCCGACCGTGGCCAGCCCGTTGACCTGGGTGCGATCCCCGGTGACGTGCATGATCGGGGTGCCGTAGCGCAGCGTGCCGAGCTGGTCGGGCGTGGCGAACGAGGTACCGGCGTAGGCGGATTCGTAGCCGATCGCGCGGTCGTATTCGGTGGCGTGGCCGATGGACTCGTGGATGGTGAGCCACAGGTTCGTCGGATCGATCACCAGGTCGGTGGGGCCCGCGACGACGCTGGGCGCCTTCACCTTCTCGGCCAGCCAGCCGGGGATCCGCGCGAGTTCGGTGGCCCAATCCCAGGTTCCGTCGGCGCCGGTGACGTACTCCCAGCCGCGACCCGCGGGCGCGGCGAGGGTGCGCATGGTCTCGAACACCCCGGACGCGGAATCCACGGTGACCGCTTCCCATTGGGGATGCAGCCGCACCCGCTGCTGGGTGATCGACGAGCCCGCGGTGTCGGCGTAGAAAGTCTGCTCCTTGACCTGCAGCACCGAGGCGGTCACGTGATCGACGCCGTCGGCCGCGGACAGCCGCTCCGAATAGTCCTGTAGCAGCGCCACTTTGTCGGCGGTCGGCACGGTGAACGGATCCAGCTCGTAGGCCGAGACCCAGGAGACATCGTCGTAGCGGGGTTCGGCGGCCAGTTCGACCCGCTCCCGGTTCAACGAGCGCAGCGTGGTGGCGACGGTGACCGCGCGCCGGGCCACCTCGGCGGCGGAGGGCGGCGTCAACGCGGCATGCGAGGCGAAACCCCAGGTGCCGTCGACGATCACGCGCACGGCCAAGCCCAGCTCGGTCGAATCGGTCACCGCCTCGACCCGCCCGTCCCGCAACCGGATCGACTGGGTGACCAAGCGGTGCACCCGCAGATCGGCGTGCTCGGCACCCGCGGAGTGGGCCGCCGACAGCGCGGCCTCGGCGAGCGCGCCGAGGCCGAGCGCACGGAACTCTTCGTCCACTTCCCTGGAAGTCGTGGTACTCACCGGACCCACGCTAGCCGCTGGCACCGACACACGGGAGCCCCGGCGCGGAAAGTGCCCGCTACCAGCGCACATTTCGTGCCGTCGAGCGCGAAATCGCGGTTCCGGCAGGCACTCACCGTGACGCGCGGAGCCCCACTTCCTCCCGCCGAGGGCACCGCGAATGCCGTAGGGTGCCCGCCGTGCCGCCATCTGCGCTCCGCGATCGAAAAAGGGAACGAACCCGTCGTGCGATTCTCCTGGCCGCCGTCGAATTGTTCGAGGCCGGTGGCTATGAGGAAACGACCGTCGCCGATATCGCGGCCGAGGCCGAAGTCGGTACCCGGACCTTCTTCAACTACTTCGCCAGCAAGGAAGAACTGCTCTTCCCCGAGACCGACGATCGGGTGCGCGCGGCCGTCGCCGCCATCGCCACCCGGCGACCGGGGGAGCGGCCCGTCGAGGTGTTGTTGCGCGCGCTGCGCGCCGCGGGTGACAGTCCCGGCGAGCACCTCGTCGACGACCTGAGTTCCCGGGTGGCCGCCCTGCGCGCGCAGGTCTCGCGCACCGTGCCCTCGGTGAGCGGTCGCGCCGCGCACGCCCAGCTCGTCGCCCAGCGCGAGATCGCCCGGCAACTGCACACCGCGTTCCCGCACGAACTCGACGAGATCGGCGCCGCCGCACTGGTCGGCGCCGTCGTCGGTGCGGTCTCGGGTGCGCTGACGGTGCTGTTCCAGCAGCCCCAGCACAGCATCGACGACGGCGAACGCCTGCACCGCAAAATCCACGAGACCACCTCTCGGGTCCTGCAACCCTGGCTCGCCGCCACCGCGACGACCGAACCGGTCCGCTAGCCGAACTGCTGCCAGCCCAACCGGATCACCATCACCACCACCACGACCAGCAGCACCACCCGCACGAACCCTGCGCCCTTGGCCAGCGCCATCCGCGAACCGACCAGCGCACCCACCACATTCGCGACCGCCATGCCCGCGCCGAGCCCCCACAGGATGTGCCCGGTCACGCCGAGGAACAGCAGCGCACCCACATTCGAACCGCAGTTGATCACCTTCGCCATCGCCGCCGCCCGCACGAACTCGGTGCCGAGCAGGGTGGCGAAGGCGATGATCAGAAAGGTCCCGGTGCCGGGCCCGAGCAACCCGTCGTAGAGCCCGATCAGGCCTGCGGCCAGCGCGACCACCAGGATCACCTTGCGCCGGGTCGGCGGATGGGTGGCCATCGTCATCCCGATCGATGGCCGTAGCGTCACCACCAGCGCCACCGCGACGAGCACCACCATCACCAGCGGGATGAACAGATCGCGGTCGATCAGCGACACCGCTGCCGCACCGCACGCGGCGGTGACGGCCGCGATCACCGCACCCGGCAGCAGCACCTTCCACTCCATCGGCACCCGGCGCGCGAACGTCACCACCGCGGTCGCCGTCCCGGCCAGCGCGGCCAGCTTGTTCGTGCCGAGCGCGGTCTGCGGGGCGATCCCGGGGGCGACGAGGAACAGCGTCGGCAGGATGATCAGCCCGCCGCCGCCGACCACCGCGTCGACCCAGCCCGCCGCCGCGGCGGCCACCAGCAGGACCGTCCAGTCTCCGAGTTGCACCCGACCAGGCAATCAAGATCGCGTGCGGAATGCCAACCGCGGCCTAGGCTGGTCCGGTGCGCCGGTTCAGCCTGTGGTTACGCGGACGACCCGTCGTCGCCGATTCCATCCTCGCGGCAGTCCTGCTGGTGCTCGACGCGCTCGGTGTCGGCGGTGCGCCGAACAAGGTCGTCTACCTGATCTTCTCGGTCCTGCTGCCGTTGCCGCTGATCCTGCGCCGGATCTATCCCCGCGCGATGGCGGGCACGATGCTGGTGCTGTCGATGTTGTGCACCGTGTTCGGCTACCTGGTCGGCGACGACCTGTCCGGACATGTCGCGCTGATCGGCCTCGGGGTGATGCTCTACACCCTGGTCGCCTATGTCGGCAGACGCGACGGCCTGATCTTCCTGGTATTCCTCGGGGTCGACGTCACGGTCTCCACCCTGGTGCTGCAGGAACCCATCGGCGGAGATCTGGTACTCATCGGCGTGATCTACGCGCTGTGCTGGACGCTGGCCGAGTTCAACGGCGCCCGGCACGCCTATGACGCCGAGGTCGCCGCGCGCCTCGCCGTGGCCGACTACGACAAGGAACGTCGCGCGCACGAGGCGGTCGCCGCCGAACGCACCCGCATCGCCCGCGAACTACACGATGTGGTCGCGCACGCGGTGAGCGTGATGATCGTGCAGGCCGACGGCGCGAACTACGCCCTGCGCCAGGACCCCGACACCGCCGAACGCGCGCTGGCCACCATCGCGGGCACCGGGCGCGACGCGCTGCGCGAACTACGCCGCACGGTCGCGCTGCTGCGCATCGAGCACGCACCGGAACTGCTGCCCCAGCACGGCACCGCCGGGATCGCCAAGCTCGTGGACATGATGCGGGAGGCAGGCCTGGCCGTCGACCTCGAACTGACCGGCCAACTCGACGACATCACCCCCGAGGTGAGCCTCGGCGTGCATCGGATCGTGCAGGAATCGCTGACCAACACGCTGCGGCACGCGGGTGCGGGGCCCAAGGCCTGGGTCCGGGTGCACCGCCGCGGCGACGACATCCACGTCGAGATCACCGACAGTGGCGGTGTCCCCATCCGGTCCGATCCCGCGATCGCCGGCGCCGGGATGGGCTTGGTCGGGATGCGCGAACGCGTCGCGGTGCTCGGCGGCACGCTGTTCGCCGGCCGGACCGAGGACGGCCGCTGGCGGGTGCGGGCCACCCTCCCGCTGCGTGCCGAATCCGACTGAGCTGCCCGATAGGGTGAGCGAATGCCGATCAGCGTGCTCGTGGTGGACGATCAGGAACTCATGCGGATGGGGCTGAAGATGGTGCTCGGCGCCCACCCCGACATCGAGGTCGTCGGCGAGGCGGGCAACGGCGAGGAGGCGGTGCGCCGCGCCGCCGAACTGCGCCCGGACGTGGTGCTGATGGACGTCCGCATGCCCGTCGTCGACGGCGTGACGGCCACCGACCGGATCGTGGCCGCGGGCGACGGTGTGCGCGTGCTCGTGATGACCACCTTCGACCTCGACGAACACGCCCTCGGCGCCCTGCGCGCCGGAGCCAGCGGCTTCCTGCTCAAGGACACCCCGCCCGAGGACCTGATCTCGGCCATCCGCAGCGTCGCCGCGGGCGACGCGGTGGTCTCGCCGAAGGTCACCAAGCGCCTGCTCGACCGGCTCGTCGCCGAAGACCCGACCAGCCTGCGCGACCCGAGCGTGCTCGACGTGCTCACCGCCCGCGAACGCGAAGTGCTCGAGCAGATCGCGGCCGGGCGCTCCAATGCCGAGATCGCCGCCGCCCTGTTCCTGTCCGAGGCCACGGTGAAGACCCACGTGGGCCGGGTGCTCACCAAACTCGGACTGCGAGACCGGGTGCAGGCGGTGGTACTGGCCTACGAGACCGGGCTGGTCCGGCCGGGTGGCTGAGCAGGGGCGGGGTCTCGGGAGAAAATCGGGCCGCTCGCGCGTTGAGAAGGTAGATCGTCCGAAAGGATCGCCATGACCGCTGTGTTGTTCGTGCTCTACCTCCTCGTCGAGATCGCCGCCCTCGTCGGCCTCGCTCAGCTGATCGGTGTCGGCTGGGCGCTGCTGGTGCTGGTCGCGGTGTCCGGGGTGGGTCTGCTGCTCCTCGGCGCGCAGGGCAAGCGGGTGTTCGAACGGTTCCGGCGGGCCTCGCGGGGCGAGGTGAGCGCGGAGAGCGCGGTCGCCGACGGGCTGATCGTCGCCACCGGTTCGATCCTGCTGTTCGTGCCCGGCCTGGTCACCGGGGTGATCGGCCTGCTGGCCCTGTTCCCGCCCACGCGCGCGCTGCTGCGCCCGGTGCTCGAGAAGCTGGGCACCCGCCGCTTCGGTCCGCTGCCCTCGTTCGCGCCCTCGCCGTATCGCGGGGTGGTCGTCGACGCCGAGGGTGATGTGGTCGACGGTGTGGTCGTCGGACAGTGGTATGACGATGGCCACACCGGTGGTCCGCGGGCCCTCGGATCCGCCTGACCCGAGATGCCGCCCCGAGGCGGCGGAAGGTCTACAGTGGCCCGCATGGCCACCGAGCAGATCACCGTCACGGTGAGCGAGGAACTGGCCGACGCGGTGCGCAGGGCGAGCGCCGCTGCCGGACAGTCGATGTCGGATTTCACCGCCGCCGCGTGGCGGCTGGAGCTGATCGCCGTCGAAGCGGGCGGACACCAGCCAGCCGGGCTGGCCGACGCCGACGTGCGCGCGGTGCTGTCCCTGCCGACCTGAGAATCGGCCGATACGGCAGACTGGGGCATCGTGAGTACCCAGTTGCTGATCGGCGGACGTTTCTACAGTTCCAGCTCCCCGGACGCGACCGCGATGGCGGTCACCGACGGCACCGTGGTGTGGCTGGGCGCCGAGGCCCCGGGCCGCGCCATGCATCCCGGCGCGGAGATCATCGACCTCGGCGGCGCCTTCGTCGCGCCGGCGTTCGTCGACCCCCACGTGCACGTCACCGCGCTGGGCCTGCAGCTGACCGGCCTCGATCTGCGCGGCGCCCGATCACTGGCCGACCTGCTCGACACCGTCCGCGCGCATGCCGCGCGCCAGCGCGACGGGGTGATCATCGGTGAGGGCTGGGACGACACCACCTGGCCCGACCAGCGTCCACCGACCGTCGCCGAACTCGACGAGGCCGCCGGGCCGGGTCGCCTGGTCTACCTGGTCCGGGTCGACGCCCACTCGGCTGTCGCTTCCTCGGCGCTGCTCGACGCCGCGGGCGACCTCGGCGCGGACCACCGTCGCGGCGATCCGGTGCGCGCCGACGCCCACCACCGCGTGCGCACGGTCGCCCTCGCCGAACTCGGTCGCGCGCAACGGGATCGGGCCCGCACCGCCGCCCTCGACGCGGCCGCCGCGCACGGCGTCGTCGCCGTCCACGAATGCGCGGGCCCCGAGATCTCCGGCCGCGACGACGTGCGCGAACTGCTCGCCTTCGACCACGGCGTACAGGTGCGCGCCTACTGGGGTCAGGCGGTGCGCACCGCCGAAGAAGCCCGCGCGCTGGTCGACGACCTCGGCGTGCACGCCCTCGGGGGTGACCTGTTCGTCGACGGCTCGCTCGGCTCGCACACCGCGCTGCTGCGCGAGCCCTACGCCGACGCGGGTGGCCACGGCAAGGACTTCCTCGACACCGACACCATCACCGCCCACCTGCGCGCCTGTACCGAAGCCGGGATCCAGGCCGGATTCCACGCCATCGGCGACGGCGCCATGGATCGGGTGGTCGAGGGATTCACGCGTGTCGCCGCCGAACTCGGCGGTCCGGCGGTCGCGGCGCGCGGCCACCGCGTCGAGCACGCGGAGATGACCGATGCCGCCGCGATCGCCCAACTCGCCGCCGTCGGCGCGATCGCCTCCGTACAGCCGGGTTTCGACGCGGCCTGGGGCGGGCCCGCCGGCATGTACGCCACCCGCCTCGGCGCCGAACGTGCCGCCGGACTCAACCCCTTCGCGGCGATGGCCGCCGCGGGCATCTCGTTGGCCATCGGCTCGGACGCACCGGTCACCACCGCGAACCCGTGGGTCCAGGTCCGCGCGGCCGTGCACCACCGCACCGCCGGTCACGGCCTGTCGCCGCGCGCTGCCTTCGCCGCCGCCACCCGGGGCGCCTGGCGCGCGGGCGGGGTGCGCGACGGCCTGGCGGGCACGCTGGTGCCGGGCGCCCCCGCCTCGTACGCGGTCTGGGACGCCGGCGATCTCGTGGTCGCCGCGGCCGCCGACACCGTGCAGCGCTGGTCGACCGACCCGCGCTCGCGCGTGCCAGGGCTGCCCCGGCTCGATCCGGACGCCGACCTGCCGACCTGCCTGCGCACGGTCCGCGACGGCGTCGAGATCTACCAGGCCTGACCAGCATCAGCAACGAATCACGGAGCGACACACCATGATCGACCCCGCCACCGACCCCGCGCCCGCGCCCTCGCGATCGGCGACGTCGGACGACGCGGCCACGGAGACCACCGGAGGGACGATCAACGGCATGCTCCTGCGAATGCTCGCCGCGGTCACGGGCGGGCTGTTGCTGTTCGCCAGCTTCCCGCCACGCCCGTGGTGGTTCCTCGCACCGGTGGCCTTGGCTCTGCTCACCGTTGCGGTGCGCGGACCCGGAAAACTGCGCGGCGGGTTCGGCTACGGGTTGCTCGGTGGTCTCGCGTTCTTCCTCCCGCTGCTGCCGTGGACCGGGATCTACGTCGGCCCGCTGCCGTGGTTGGCGCTCTCGCTCGCCTGCGCGACCTTCCTCGGCCTGTGGGGTGTCCTGGCTCGATGGTTGAGCGAGCTGCCGGGCTGGCCGGTGTGGCTGGCACTGGCCTGGACCGCCACCGAATGGGCGCGATCGAACTTCCCCTTCGGCGGATTCCCGTGGGGCCGTATCGCTTTCGGCCAGGCCGACGGATGGTATCTGCCACTGGCGGCCTACGGTGGCGCCCCGCTGGTCAGCTTCGCCGTCGCGCTGACCGGCACCGGTCTCGCCGCGGTGGCCTTGCGCGCGTACGCTTTCGCCCGCACCCCCGCGCCACGCCCGAGCGGTCGCGCCGTGCGGACCGGATTTGCTCTCGCGCTCGTGACCGTGGCTATCATGCCACTCGCCGGAGTGATCCTCCGGCCGACGCTGCCCGCCCCGGACGCCGGTGCGGAGACGATCACCGTCGCCGCCATCCAGGGCAGCGTGCCGCGGCTGGGTCTGGACTTCAACGCTCAGCGGCGGGCCGTGCTGGACAACCACGTCCGGCGCACCGAGGAGTTGGCCCATGCCGTCACCCGCGGCCAGGCACAGCGCCCCGACGTCGTGATCTGGCCGGAGAACTCCTCCGACATCGACCCACTGCGCAATGCCGACGCGGCCGAGGCGATCACCCGGGCCTCGGTGGCGATCGACGCGCCGATCCTCGTCGGCGCGGTCCTGGTGAACGGTGACCGCACGACCACCAACTCGGTGATCGTGTGGAACGGCGCCGAAGGGCCGGGGGAGCGACACGACAAGAAGATCGTGCAGCCATTCGGTGAATATCTGCCGATGCGCGGTTTCTTCCGTTTGTTCTCCTCCTATGCCGATCGCGCCGGATATTTCGTGCCCGGCGATGGTGACGGCACGGTCACGGCCGCGGGGATTCCGATCGGTGTGGCGACCTGTTACGAGGTCGCTTTCGATCGGGCATTCCGGGAATCGCTGGATGCGGGCGCGCGACTGCTGACCGTGCCGACCAACAACGCCACCTTCGGCGAGAGCGAGATGACCTATCAGCAACTGGCCATGTCGCGAGTGCGCGCGGTCGAGCACGGGCGGGCGCTGGTGGTCGCAGCAACCTCGGGAGTCAGCGCGATCATCACCGCCGATGGTGCCATTGAACAGCGCAGTGAGCAATTGGTGCCCGCGGCGCTGGTCGCCCAGCTACCGTTGCGCGACACGACGACGATCGCGACCCGAATCGGCGGCGCGCCGGAACTGGCGTCCGTTATCCTGACCGCGATCGGGGTAGGACTGGTGTTGTACCGGCGCCGCCGAGCGAATCCGACGCAAGATGTGCGGAGTTCGGACAATTCTGAATAAGCGGTTTGTTTCAACCCGGGGGAAGCGGCCGAAAGTAGCTGCTACAGGGGTGTAATCCATTGAGCTCGAAATAAATCCACATCGGTAGCCATCCGGCTGCCGGAGTACTCCGAATCATGGGCGTGGAAAGCCACGCCCTGGGCCGTCGTGTGCCCGGGCGCTGCTCGGGGAGAGTCGTGACACAAGGCAGAACGGAGTGCTTGATGAGTTCATTGGCCACCGACCGCGTCAGCTCATGCGTCACCGACGAGGACCCGGGCCAACCGTTCGCCCTCTCGCCCGGTCAGACAGCACTGTGGTACGCGCAACGGATCCGGCCCGATATTCCGTTCACCATCGCTCATTACGTCGAGCTGCACGGCGATCTCGACGTCGGCAGGCTGCTGTACGCGACCGAGCGCTACGGTGCGGAATCCCAGGTGGGACACGTGCGCCTACTCGAGATCGACGGGGTGCCCCATCAGCAGGTCGACCTGTCGTGGCGGCCGGGCTGTGTCCGGCTGGACCTGCGTGGCGAGGCCGATCCGCGCGCCGCGGCGCTGCGCTGGATGAACACCCACGCCAGCACCCCGATCGACATGGAGCGCGAACCGCTCACCATCAATGTCGTGTTGCGAGTCGGTGACGAGGACTGGTTCTGGTATCAGCGCGGTCACCACATCGTGATCGACGGTTACGGCGCGATGAACGCGCTCACGCGCACCGCCGAGATCTACACCGCCGTCGGACAGCAGCGCGAACCGTCGGTCTCGCGCGCCGCCGCGCTCGTCGACCTCTACGCCGACGAATCGCGCTACCGGGAATCCAGCCGGTTCCGCGCCGACCGCGAGTACTGGCTCGAACAGCTCGCCGGGGTCGGCGAGCCGATGACGCTGTCCTCGGTGACCGCTGCCGGCGACACCCACGACGCGGGCCGCCACCGCGCCACCGCGGTCCTCGACACCGAGCTGGACACCCTGCTCACCGACGCGATCGCCACGCACGGCTCGGCCAATTCCGCGCTCATCGTCGCCGCGCTGGCCGCCTATGTCCGTTCGGTCACCGGTGACGCGGATGTTGTTCTGAGCCTGCCGGTTTCGGCGCGCACCACGGTCGCGCTGCGCCGCTCGGCCGGTGTGGTGTCGAATGTCGTTCCGCTGCGAGTGCGTTTCGACGAGCAGACCACCGTCGCCGACGTCGTGCGGCAGACCGAACTGCAGATCACCGGCGCGCTGCGCCACCAGCGCTACCGCTCCGACGACATCCGCCGAGACTGCGGCTACTCGCGCGACGCCCGCGGCTTCTTCGGGCCGATGGTCAACATCATGCTGTTCCACGACGAGCTGAAGTTCGATGACATCGCCGGCCAACTGCACGTGCTCGCGACCGGGCCGGTGGAAGACCTCTCGATCAACATCTACAACGGTGACGGCGGGCGCATCCAGCTCGACTTCGAAGCCAATCCCAAGCTCTACGGTGAATCCGAGGTCGCCGCCCACCACGGTCGCTACCTCGACTTCCTCGCCCGCTTCCTGGCCGCCGATCCGCGCACACCCACGCGCGAAGTGAATGCCATCACCACCGCCGAGCGCGCCAGGGTGCTGCGGGAGTGGAACGCCACCGAGATGCCAGTGCCCACCGCCACCCTGGTCTCGTTGTTCGGTGATCAGGCGCGTCGCAGCCCGCACGCCGTCGCGCTCGAATTCGGAGACCGCGCCCTCGGATACGCCGAACTCGACGACCGGGTGAACCAGCTCGCCCGAGAACTCATCGCCCGCGGTGCGGGACCGGAGACCACGGTCGGACTGTGCCTGCACCGGGGTGTCGAACTGGTCGTCGGCATGTACGCGGTGCTCGCGACCGGCGCGGCCTACCTGCCGCTGGACCCCGAACATCCGGTCGACCGGCTGGAAGCCGTTGTCGCACAGGCCCGTCCGGTATGCGTGCTCACCGCGGCCAGGGACGGTGTGCGGCTGCCCGACGGGCTCGTGCGAGTCGACCTCGACACCCTCGACGTCAGCCGCCACGACTCGGCGCCGATCACCGACGCCGACCGGCGCTCGCCACTGCGTCCCGAGCAACTCGCCTATGTCATTTTCACCTCCGGCTCCACCGGTAGGCCCAAGGGCGTGGGCGTCACCCATGCCGCGATCGTGAACCGGCTGCGCTGGATGCAGGCCGAGTACCCGCTCGACCACACCGACGCGGTGCTGCAGAAGACCCCGGCCACCTTCGACGTGTCGGTCTGGGAGTTCTTCTGGCCGCTGCAGGTGGGCGCCCGCCTGGTCGTCGCCGCGCCCGATGGGCATCGCGACCCCGCCTATCTGGCTCGGATCATCACCGAGAAGGCCGTCACCACAGCGCATTTCGTGCCGTCGATGCTGTCGCTGTTCGTCACCGATCCGCGCGTGCGGGGCGGGGCGGGGCTGCGCCGGGTGTTCTGCAGTGGTGAGGCGCTGCCCGCCGCCACCGTCACCGATTTCCACGCGGCCCTGCACGGGCCCGACGGTGGACCCGATCTGCACAACCTCTACGGTCCCACCGAGGCCGCGGTCGACGTCACCTATTGGCCGTGCCCGGCACAGGTGAGCACGGTGCCGATCGGGTCCCCGGTGTGGAACACCCAGACCTATGTACTCGACCCGCAGCTGCGCCCGGTGCCGCCCGGCGTCGTCGGCGAGCTGTATCTGGCCGGTGTGCAGCTGGCCCGTGGCTACCTCGACCGCCCCGACCTCACCGCCGACCGTTTCGTCGCCAACCCGTTCACCCCGGGCCGGCGGATGTACCGCACCGGCGACCTCGCGCGCTGGCA
Proteins encoded in this window:
- a CDS encoding TldD/PmbA family protein, which translates into the protein MSTTTSREVDEEFRALGLGALAEAALSAAHSAGAEHADLRVHRLVTQSIRLRDGRVEAVTDSTELGLAVRVIVDGTWGFASHAALTPPSAAEVARRAVTVATTLRSLNRERVELAAEPRYDDVSWVSAYELDPFTVPTADKVALLQDYSERLSAADGVDHVTASVLQVKEQTFYADTAGSSITQQRVRLHPQWEAVTVDSASGVFETMRTLAAPAGRGWEYVTGADGTWDWATELARIPGWLAEKVKAPSVVAGPTDLVIDPTNLWLTIHESIGHATEYDRAIGYESAYAGTSFATPDQLGTLRYGTPIMHVTGDRTQVNGLATVGYDDEGVAGQQWDLVRDGVLVGYQLDRVFAPRLGLDRSNGCSYADSPHHVPIQRMANVSLQPDPERDTSTADLISRVEDGIYIVGDKSWSIDMQRYNFQFTGQRFFRIRNGELAGQLRDVAYQATTTDFWGSMEAVGGPSTWQLGGAFNCGKAQPGQVAAVSHGCPSVLVRGVNVLNTRTEGGQ
- a CDS encoding TetR/AcrR family transcriptional regulator; protein product: MPPSALRDRKRERTRRAILLAAVELFEAGGYEETTVADIAAEAEVGTRTFFNYFASKEELLFPETDDRVRAAVAAIATRRPGERPVEVLLRALRAAGDSPGEHLVDDLSSRVAALRAQVSRTVPSVSGRAAHAQLVAQREIARQLHTAFPHELDEIGAAALVGAVVGAVSGALTVLFQQPQHSIDDGERLHRKIHETTSRVLQPWLAATATTEPVR
- a CDS encoding TSUP family transporter is translated as MQLGDWTVLLVAAAAAGWVDAVVGGGGLIILPTLFLVAPGIAPQTALGTNKLAALAGTATAVVTFARRVPMEWKVLLPGAVIAAVTAACGAAAVSLIDRDLFIPLVMVVLVAVALVVTLRPSIGMTMATHPPTRRKVILVVALAAGLIGLYDGLLGPGTGTFLIIAFATLLGTEFVRAAAMAKVINCGSNVGALLFLGVTGHILWGLGAGMAVANVVGALVGSRMALAKGAGFVRVVLLVVVVVMVIRLGWQQFG
- a CDS encoding sensor histidine kinase, coding for MRRFSLWLRGRPVVADSILAAVLLVLDALGVGGAPNKVVYLIFSVLLPLPLILRRIYPRAMAGTMLVLSMLCTVFGYLVGDDLSGHVALIGLGVMLYTLVAYVGRRDGLIFLVFLGVDVTVSTLVLQEPIGGDLVLIGVIYALCWTLAEFNGARHAYDAEVAARLAVADYDKERRAHEAVAAERTRIARELHDVVAHAVSVMIVQADGANYALRQDPDTAERALATIAGTGRDALRELRRTVALLRIEHAPELLPQHGTAGIAKLVDMMREAGLAVDLELTGQLDDITPEVSLGVHRIVQESLTNTLRHAGAGPKAWVRVHRRGDDIHVEITDSGGVPIRSDPAIAGAGMGLVGMRERVAVLGGTLFAGRTEDGRWRVRATLPLRAESD
- a CDS encoding response regulator; amino-acid sequence: MPISVLVVDDQELMRMGLKMVLGAHPDIEVVGEAGNGEEAVRRAAELRPDVVLMDVRMPVVDGVTATDRIVAAGDGVRVLVMTTFDLDEHALGALRAGASGFLLKDTPPEDLISAIRSVAAGDAVVSPKVTKRLLDRLVAEDPTSLRDPSVLDVLTAREREVLEQIAAGRSNAEIAAALFLSEATVKTHVGRVLTKLGLRDRVQAVVLAYETGLVRPGG
- a CDS encoding FxsA family protein, which codes for MTAVLFVLYLLVEIAALVGLAQLIGVGWALLVLVAVSGVGLLLLGAQGKRVFERFRRASRGEVSAESAVADGLIVATGSILLFVPGLVTGVIGLLALFPPTRALLRPVLEKLGTRRFGPLPSFAPSPYRGVVVDAEGDVVDGVVVGQWYDDGHTGGPRALGSA
- a CDS encoding amidohydrolase, encoding MSTQLLIGGRFYSSSSPDATAMAVTDGTVVWLGAEAPGRAMHPGAEIIDLGGAFVAPAFVDPHVHVTALGLQLTGLDLRGARSLADLLDTVRAHAARQRDGVIIGEGWDDTTWPDQRPPTVAELDEAAGPGRLVYLVRVDAHSAVASSALLDAAGDLGADHRRGDPVRADAHHRVRTVALAELGRAQRDRARTAALDAAAAHGVVAVHECAGPEISGRDDVRELLAFDHGVQVRAYWGQAVRTAEEARALVDDLGVHALGGDLFVDGSLGSHTALLREPYADAGGHGKDFLDTDTITAHLRACTEAGIQAGFHAIGDGAMDRVVEGFTRVAAELGGPAVAARGHRVEHAEMTDAAAIAQLAAVGAIASVQPGFDAAWGGPAGMYATRLGAERAAGLNPFAAMAAAGISLAIGSDAPVTTANPWVQVRAAVHHRTAGHGLSPRAAFAAATRGAWRAGGVRDGLAGTLVPGAPASYAVWDAGDLVVAAAADTVQRWSTDPRSRVPGLPRLDPDADLPTCLRTVRDGVEIYQA
- the lnt gene encoding apolipoprotein N-acyltransferase translates to MLLRMLAAVTGGLLLFASFPPRPWWFLAPVALALLTVAVRGPGKLRGGFGYGLLGGLAFFLPLLPWTGIYVGPLPWLALSLACATFLGLWGVLARWLSELPGWPVWLALAWTATEWARSNFPFGGFPWGRIAFGQADGWYLPLAAYGGAPLVSFAVALTGTGLAAVALRAYAFARTPAPRPSGRAVRTGFALALVTVAIMPLAGVILRPTLPAPDAGAETITVAAIQGSVPRLGLDFNAQRRAVLDNHVRRTEELAHAVTRGQAQRPDVVIWPENSSDIDPLRNADAAEAITRASVAIDAPILVGAVLVNGDRTTTNSVIVWNGAEGPGERHDKKIVQPFGEYLPMRGFFRLFSSYADRAGYFVPGDGDGTVTAAGIPIGVATCYEVAFDRAFRESLDAGARLLTVPTNNATFGESEMTYQQLAMSRVRAVEHGRALVVAATSGVSAIITADGAIEQRSEQLVPAALVAQLPLRDTTTIATRIGGAPELASVILTAIGVGLVLYRRRRANPTQDVRSSDNSE